In Candidatus Thorarchaeota archaeon, the following are encoded in one genomic region:
- a CDS encoding 30S ribosomal protein S30e produces MPGSHGSLTKAGKVRESTPKVTGRERHTPIPRVRNKRNYVKRFIRGRTVGVRA; encoded by the coding sequence ATGCCAGGTTCACACGGCTCACTCACAAAGGCGGGAAAGGTCCGAGAGTCCACGCCAAAGGTCACCGGGCGTGAGCGACATACTCCAATCCCGCGCGTGCGCAACAAGCGCAACTATGTCAAGAGGTTCATCCGCGGGCGTACCGTCGGTGTCAGAGCTTAG
- a CDS encoding dihydroorotate dehydrogenase electron transfer subunit, translating into MGRPRSVRIRRVRQENKRVRTLYLESDHAEPFQPGQFLMVWTPGIDEIPMSISYWEDSETGISVLPVGPATQALASMSEGDRLGLRGPFGNGFRVFRDRALVVGGGIGMAPLRPLIHSLVQLGAETTVVVGARTSSELLFETELRSIKTPRLTVRTATDDGSAGYRGLATQLAAEILNESSFDRVYTCGPEMMMINLYRLTRELGIHIQASLERHMKCGCGLCGTCAMDPTGDLVCLDGPVFDESRLMELTEFGNYQRDATGVKRSFSSKL; encoded by the coding sequence ATGGGTCGTCCAAGGTCTGTAAGAATCAGGCGCGTGAGACAGGAAAACAAGCGTGTGCGTACACTGTATCTTGAGTCGGACCATGCTGAACCATTCCAACCCGGTCAATTCCTGATGGTCTGGACGCCGGGCATAGATGAGATTCCAATGAGCATATCCTATTGGGAGGACTCTGAGACCGGCATCTCGGTATTGCCTGTGGGACCTGCCACTCAGGCTCTCGCATCGATGTCAGAAGGCGACCGTCTGGGACTCCGTGGCCCGTTTGGGAATGGTTTCCGAGTCTTCCGGGACAGAGCATTGGTTGTAGGTGGCGGCATTGGAATGGCGCCTCTTCGGCCGCTCATTCACAGTCTGGTCCAGCTGGGGGCTGAGACCACTGTGGTCGTAGGCGCTAGAACGAGTAGTGAGTTGCTGTTTGAAACCGAGCTGAGGTCCATCAAGACCCCTAGACTGACTGTCAGGACTGCTACAGATGACGGGTCCGCAGGATACCGCGGGCTCGCGACACAACTGGCAGCGGAGATTCTGAATGAGTCGAGTTTCGACAGGGTATATACCTGTGGTCCTGAGATGATGATGATCAACCTGTATCGTCTCACACGTGAACTTGGTATTCACATTCAGGCATCTCTGGAAAGGCATATGAAGTGTGGCTGCGGCCTATGTGGCACCTGTGCCATGGACCCGACTGGTGACTTGGTCTGCTTGGACGGTCCTGTATTTGATGAATCACGCCTCATGGAGCTGACTGAGTTTGGAAACTACCAGAGGGATGCCACAGGAGTGAAAAGGAGCTTCTCCTCTAAGCTCTGA
- a CDS encoding dihydroorotate dehydrogenase — MRISGYWLASGVLGMTASLLRRVARNGADAVVTKSIGLTPRKGHDGPVLTVSHGGLLNAVGLTNPGIDAFVDELSDLATIGVPVVLSIFGNSLDEIAKVASKAAEVRPSAIELNLSCPHAEISQISHDPQLTYRYVKTVKDLVSCPVFAKLTPNASDIVSVGASAERAGADAVVAINTVRAMRIDIHQRRPVLGNRFGGLSGPPIFPIAVRCVYDLYQALSIPVIGVGGVSTWEDAVEMHLAGASAIQIGTGVLWGMDVFKRVREGVEAYLREAGFSELSEIIGLAARS; from the coding sequence ATGAGGATCTCCGGTTACTGGCTTGCATCGGGCGTGCTTGGGATGACTGCATCACTGCTCAGAAGAGTCGCGCGAAACGGGGCCGACGCAGTTGTGACGAAGTCCATTGGTCTGACCCCGCGCAAGGGACATGACGGTCCGGTACTGACAGTCTCACATGGAGGTCTCCTGAACGCAGTCGGTCTGACCAACCCCGGTATCGATGCTTTTGTGGACGAGCTATCAGACCTCGCAACGATCGGGGTCCCTGTTGTCCTCAGCATATTCGGTAACTCTCTTGACGAGATTGCAAAGGTCGCATCAAAGGCTGCCGAAGTCCGGCCTAGCGCAATAGAGCTGAATCTGTCCTGTCCTCATGCAGAGATAAGTCAGATATCGCATGACCCCCAGCTGACGTATCGCTACGTAAAGACCGTGAAGGACCTAGTGAGTTGTCCGGTCTTCGCAAAACTGACGCCGAATGCGTCAGACATCGTGTCGGTGGGCGCCTCCGCGGAGAGAGCAGGTGCGGATGCAGTGGTAGCAATCAACACCGTACGCGCAATGCGCATTGACATCCACCAGCGACGACCTGTGTTGGGCAATCGTTTTGGTGGGCTGTCCGGTCCTCCAATCTTCCCAATTGCCGTACGTTGTGTGTACGACCTCTATCAAGCGCTGAGCATACCTGTGATTGGTGTGGGCGGAGTGTCTACATGGGAAGATGCAGTAGAGATGCACTTGGCGGGCGCCAGTGCCATCCAGATTGGTACGGGTGTCCTCTGGGGAATGGACGTGTTCAAGAGAGTTCGGGAGGGTGTGGAGGCCTACCTGCGAGAAGCGGGCTTCTCTGAGCTTTCTGAAATCATAGGTCTTGCTGCGCGGAGTTGA